Part of the Paenibacillus guangzhouensis genome is shown below.
TGTCGTTCAAATAGATCAAGGCATTAAAAAACGCGTTCCAGTGGCCGACAGCATAGAACAGAATCATGACCGCAATGACAGGCATCGATAACGGTAGCACGATTCGAATCAAAATCTGCCAGTTGGCGCAGCCGTCGATCATCGCGGACTCCTGAATTTCATGCGGAATGCTGGATTGGAAGAACGTACGCATGATGATAATGTTCCAGACGGATACGGCATTTGGAATCACCATCACCCAGAACGTGTCGAGCATATGCAGTTTTTTGATCAGCAAATACGTCGGAATGAGGCCGCCGCTGAAGAACAGCGTGACCACCATCATCGCCATCACGAAATTCCGGCCTGCAAAATCTTTGCGAGACATCGGGTACGCAGCAAGAATGGTCATCAGCAGATTAATCGATGTGCCAACGAGCGTATAGACTATCGTATTTCTGTAGCCAATCCACAAATCTTTGTTCTGAAAAATTTTCGAGTATGCATCCAAGTTAATGCCTTTTGGCAGCAGCCACATTTCGCCGCGCAGCACAAAATCCGGTTTGGAAAAAGAAGCG
Proteins encoded:
- a CDS encoding carbohydrate ABC transporter permease, whose protein sequence is MGLQSRGDRLVEIINYILLALIAAVVIYPLVFVLSASFSKPDFVLRGEMWLLPKGINLDAYSKIFQNKDLWIGYRNTIVYTLVGTSINLLMTILAAYPMSRKDFAGRNFVMAMMVVTLFFSGGLIPTYLLIKKLHMLDTFWVMVIPNAVSVWNIIIMRTFFQSSIPHEIQESAMIDGCANWQILIRIVLPLSMPVIAVMILFYAVGHWNAFFNALIYLNDKDKFPLQLILREMLIQNSMKDMAKLTQEAVAKQAMSVEGIKYAIIVVANLPVLLLYPFLQKYFVKGVMIGALKG